The sequence below is a genomic window from Chitinophagales bacterium.
CTCGCCTTTGTCTTCGAATAGTGAAGCAAATCGGTTGCCGGCAGGGTAGGCTGAAAAGTCATATTGATCGTTGCCGTTTCCACTGTTTTGCCATCCGGTAGTGGTTTTCAGGTAATTGCCCGGTTCATTGCCGGTTACGGAGGAAATAAACGAGGTCATTTCGCTCCATTCCGCATCAGTGGGTACATGCCATCCGGTGGGGCATATTCCCCGACTGTCGTTAATGGCATCCCAGTTGTACAATTTACCATAAGGTGTATTGTTGCTGCTATTGTTATCGTAATAGCACCAGGCTCCCGAACTCGTTGCTATCCATTGGTTATCGTCCGGAATATTGGGAATGTCGGTTCCGTCCCGGTATTTTAAAGTTTTCAGGTTGGAAGCGGTCCAGCATTGGTTGCCTATTCTCACTACCAGGTAGGTATTGCCGTCAATATCAGAAACGGAGGACGGACATGTAACGGTGCTGCATTCGTTTTGGCAATCTGAAAGCGTGGCATAAGTACCGGAAGGATCGGAGCTGCAGTTTCCATTGATACAGGCATAAGGGCCGCCCACTGTTTCAGAAATTTCAAACCTGGTGCAACTGCCTTCATTTATAGTTACATTGAAAGGCCCCCAGGTAGTATTCTCATCATAAGAGCACTTTGCCGTAAGATTGTAGGTGCCAACCGGGTATTCTTTAGTTAAAGTTCCACTTGATCCGCATAGTGGAGCTGACTGATAATTCTCCGTAATTGTACCAATAGAACTACCATCAAGAAAAACTTCAATTTGCTTATCAAATAAAATAGCTCCGGGACAAGGATTGTCTATCGAAGTCCACACCAAAATATCTCCCCATGCCCTACAAAAGCTTTGACAATCTTCCTTGGAGGCATAATCACCATTATCGGTTTCTACACAATTGCCGCTGATACATGTGTAGAGGGCTTCTTCTTTTTTGCATCCGTATGCAAAAAGTAAAGCACAGGTTAAAAAAATCAAGATTAGTATTCTCATAAGCTATAAGCTTTTCTCAAGCCAGAAAATTGATCATTGATAAGGTTCCAATTCAAAGGTTCCGTTAAGCTGAATAGTCGAAACACCACATGAAGGACAACAGCTTGATGTTGGCACATTAAGGTTATAATTCCCGGATACGATATTGTTGGAATACCCCGTGATATTCACCGTTCCAGTGCCTTCACAATCGCTGTCTGGTGCATGATAAGGGGATACTATCTGTTCAAAGTCAACAAAGCCAACGGAAGTAAGGCTATTGGGCGTAACTTGATAACTCCCTGTTATAGTTGGATTGTTGCCGAGGTAAAGGTCGAAGCCCCAGTAGTATGAAAAGTCGCCAACCGTAACTCCACTATCAGAAGAAAGTTCCAAATAGAGAAATACAGAATCAGGAGGACCAGATAATGTATCTAATTCCCATCCAGCAGGATTATTTATTTGTACTGTTGTACCGTTAATGGTGACTTGGTTACCGTTAGCGCTACCACCACTGCAATCATCACATGCATCCACCTCTCCAAGATCAGTGGTTTGGTCGGCTGAGAAAGTTACAGGCATAGTGCAACCTTCAACAGTCATTTGATAAGTGCCTCCCGAAGCAGGAATACCCACCTGAACCAATACTTCACCATTGTCATTTGTTTCTGTAGTGTATATCATGGCATATCCCAAATCTCCCCGCAACTGTACGGTTTTTCCTTTGAGCGGATTATCGGTGGTATTACAATAAAAACGGGCTTCTAATGTTGCGCTACTGGTCATCTTGTCGCAGTTTCCAAATACAGACGCGGTTACGGGCATCGTCACTTCATTACCATTTAGGGAAACACCACCTCCAAAACCCCATTCAAGACTTTCATCGTTAAAAGCCCAGAAATCTGCACCATTGGTATTAATACGGTCCATTGCTTCCTGAGGGACATCAATAACAACCTCTGCGCTTGATGTATTTGGCACTACACGATTGCCAGACTCATCCCTAAACTCTATGGCAGTGAACCCATAGGATTCTAAAATACCTTCGCCACCATTCTGATCAATAGCGGAAAAATCCCCACCGGGCATTAATTCCGCCAGCAATTCCAAATTATCAGCCCTTACATAGCGTGCATGAACGGTAATAGTGCCACTAACGGATTCACCATTTAGACCGGAAAAGCCCTGCCCATTTAGCTCAACTTTAAATTTATCACCTGGTAGCGTAGCTGCGGTATTGGCATCCACGCTGCCCAATACCTGTTGTTCAATTAATTTCACTTTAGCATACAATGCTCCATCGCCATCAATTTTCATCACATTCCTGTACCCAGGAAAATATCCGTCTTTCTCTACTTTGATCTTATATTTTTCACCATCGAGAGAAGCATTATTAATAGTGGCCTTACCATCTCCCCCCGTTACAGCATTCGAACTACCGGATGAAACGGTAGCCCCGTTCACCGGCATACCGGTTTCATTCAACACCGTTACATGAATGGTTTCCCCTCCTGTTGATATGTCATTGGAATTGTCATCTTTTTTACATCCTGCCATCATATAGATAACAAGCGCTAAAAAAGCTACGAATAGGATTGGTTTGTTTTTCATGATAATTGAGTTTTTCTCTTAAGAATTTCTATTACTTACCGATTAAATGAACAGACATGTGGGTTGAGCCTCCCATCAAAGTAGAATTAGCTCCAGTAGTCTGAAAAACATGTATGCTCAACTGATCGCCCTGGTTTAAATAGACAATGTCACTTCCGCTTAAGAAAACTCGAGCGGTTTGCCCAGCATCCCTACTGTCATTATCAAGCTGTGCCACAGTAGTTCCATTTACACGGTATTGAACATGAGGCTGTGCACCAATACTCCAGGTCTGGGTATCAAAAACTACCCTTGATTTTACTTCATAATAGCCTGCCACCGGGCAAATAAAAACTCCCGCAGTTGGATTATAGGCATTGTGTGTATCAAAGTTTTCATTGGGAAAAGTTGCCAGCGTTACCTGGTTATGTGGTATAGTCGTATTTTGATTATTTATCCCTTCAGCCCTTGCCACCACAAAATTTTCAAGCGCATCCAAGCGTGCATCGTTCTCGTCAATCGCATCTTGCACGTTGCCTGGATTGTTTGGGATATTTGAACTGGTGTTGTTATAGGGTGTATTGGCTGCCGAGGTGTTGCCAGTAGGACCTTGAGGTCCTGTCAAATCACCAGAAGTAAAAGAAGTATTATCAGAATAATTGATGGTAAATGTACCGTCACCATTGTCAATAGTACTAACTACACCAACACCATCAACACCTGCCGGGCCGGGTGTGCCGGAAGCTTCGGCATAAAGGGCATAGGGTACACTTAACAATTGGCTCGTACCGCTGATGGAATAATTTGTTCCACCATTGGGATCCGTTTCCGTTTTGATGAAATATGGACCGTTTGCCCAGTCAATTGTTGAGAAATCACCGCTTTGCACATTACCCCCGCCAATTTCCAGTGTTACTAATCCATTATCGTTGGAAGAAGAGGTTTGTGTTTCTACATAAACGGCCGTTCCGGTGGCAGAACCTTGCAGAATACTGATCCGCATTCCGATCGTTGCATTAGCAGCCAGGCTATTGTCCGCCTTTCTGACTACTGCCTGGTAGCTCATTTTTTGAGGCTGGGCGGATAAAGTTGAGCACAATATAAGGGCGGTTATAATAATGATTATCCTTTTCATGATTATTGGTTTTTGATGATTTTAAATGATTGAATGTTTTTCCTGTCCTTTACTACCCGAAGTATGTAGCTTGCAAGGGGTAGTTCAGTAATGTCAATTTGCGTTTGCCTATCATTGATCTCATTACTTATCAATAATTTTCCCTGAAGGTCAAATAATTGATAAGTCAGTTCACTTGCTGGAAAATCATCCATTTCAAGTATCAGGATATTTGAAACCGGGTTGGGAAATACGGAGATGGAACTACTTAATTTCATATCGTCAATTCCCGTTATTTCAAAGATTTCATAGGGTTGTTGTACGCCTCGGGCTACAGTGCCTTCAGGGGTAGTATTAGCAGTGTAAACTACCTGACCGACAGAATAGGCTACGGTACCTCCAGATCCTGAAGCATCTCCTCCTGAGGAAATGGATGATTGTTGGGCAAAGCTTGTCAGAGAGCATGTTAAAAGCCCCAATGCAAAGGATATTAGTTTAGTTTTCATTGTATTATATTTTTATTTATTGTTAATCTTTAACACATCGGCAGGAATTACCACCTTCGTTAAAAAAGTAATTTGAGAGTATGCTTTCGTGAGTATATTTTAATTGGAAAAACCATCCTCTTGGATCTGTGTTTCCCTGAGCACTTGAACTCCACCAAGCTGTATTAATATTTATCGAATAAAATTCTCCATTATTATAAGAGGCTCCATCACGATACCCCCCAGGTAATCCAGCGAATCCGCTTTCATTGCCGGCCCCTGTATTGGGTGATTCCCATAAAGATGAAGTTGATTTCATCTTTCCACCAGCTACACCTGACCCGCCCAAATGGTCTATTAACTCATTCCATTCTAAATTAGTCGGAATGTGCCATCCGGAGGGGCAAAGCTTACCCGTATTAACGGCATGCCAGTTGTAAAGCTTCCCATAAGTATCCTCATAACTGTTATCATTGTCATAGTAGACCCATGCGCCAGACGTTTGATTTATCCAGTCATATCCATCGGTAACATTTTGAATTGGGCTACCATCATTATACTTTGAAGTGTTCAGGTTTTCAGCCATCCAGCATTGACTTCCTATTTTTACAACTTCATAAACATTACCGTCAATATCGCTAACCGTTGAACCGCAACTACCGCCTCCACCGGTATTGTTATCCTCCTTTTTCACTCGAATCACTATAGGCCGTTTAGCCGACCAGGAACCAATATTCATCAGGTGGCTCAAATCCGGCACATTGCCTTGTAAGGGAGGCTCATATATCTGTACAGTAGCGGGGGCAACCAATTCTTGGGGAACATAAGGAGTGGCTATAAAACCACCATTACATTGGCCGTCCGGAACACACATACAAATTGTTCTATCAGTTCTGGCATTAGCCGCTAAATTGCTATTTTTAAATACACTATTACCGTTAGCATCAATGGTAATTTCAAAATGTTCATCCGCACCATCAATTTGCAGATAGATGATTTTAGCAACACCATCCGATTCAATGCTCAATTCCATTTTATAATCATCCGGGCTTAAAACAATTTCAGGGGTAAGCACTTCCAGATTTTTGCCATAAGTACCGCCACCTGATGGTTCAGGGATGTCACCGCTTTTGCGTATGGCACCATCCAATGTGAGATTCGCGCTCAGGCTATTGGCGTCAGTAATTTCAACCTGAGGTAAGTTATGTTGATCGTCATTATCGTTGTCATCATCCTTTTTACAACCCTGAATAATTATAGCCAGGAAGAAAAAAGTTAACAGGAAAAAATATCTCGTATTCATTGTTTCACTATTTATTTAAGGTTAAAAATTGTTTACTATTAATGATCGCAATCTGCATAAGTCCCACCCCATGACCTGTCATTAAATTTCACTTTATTTATATAGAATTCAATATTATTTGCATTTTTATCATTTAACCAGTAAGAGCGTTTTCTTGAATCCCCTGAAGAAATGGAAAAACGTTCCGCTGCATAGCCATCAACTATTTCAACAGACATGGTAAGCTCTGCCTGATAAATATTCTTGAACTCTATGTACCACTTACCAGGGTAGGAATCTCTCTTTACTCGGTATCTAATACCTCTATAGCAAGAAGTTGTAGCCCAATTGCTCCATTCATATTGCAAGGCAGGGTAGCGTTCGCCAGCTTCTGAATGTACTTTATTGAAGCCTACAGATTCATAAAATACAAAGCTTTGTAGTATTGCCATAAATGATATTATGACAATGTATTTTGCTGTAGCCAGAAATTTTTTAAAGTTCATAGTTATAATTTTTATTATTTTATCCATATTTCCCTTATTTGCTCATTTCCACTAGCTCCTGTATTAAAAGAGAGCGTCATTGTGTCGTCAGTTAGCTCCTGTACGGTGCTTATATATTCACCGTCAATGCCATCATAAGTATAGATGACGGTACGCTCATCTGACGATAAGCGCCAGGTACCATATCTAATACCAGCGGTAGCACCGGTACACCATAAATCACCGCTATACATAATAAGCTCACCACCATCGACATATTCATCACTATCATCAAGCCTGCATGGTCGGTTTTCCTCTGTCCATGGCTGTGAATCACTTTGCTTCTCGACCTTAATTATGTACCAGGTCCCAACAATTAAATGAGGTTCTGGCTCAGATTCTTTTTTACAAGCTGAAGCCATTAATAGATAAAAGACAAGCCCAAAAAGAGTAAGCAACTTCATATTGTTAGTATAAATTATATTTAGAACATCCACCTGCTACTACTTGAATGGTTCCCGGAGACCATGAATTCGTACCGCATGTAGCAGACACCGAATAAGTGCCGGGTGAATAAGTCTTTGTTATAGCTCCCGATGCTCCGCATGAAGGTGCAGAATTGTAGTAATTGGATAGCCCGCCCACATATGAACCATTCACGTAAACAGAAATAGTGCTGCCTGCACCTGCAGAGCACGGTTGTGTATTTGAGGTCCAGATCATCAATTGCCCGGTGCTGCTGACACAACTATTCTGACAGGCAGACAGCGATGAATAGGTCGCACCACTACTTACGTAAGAGCATGTTCCGCCTGAACAGTTGTAACCGGAAGTGCTACCGCCCCCACCGCCTGAAAGATTTGCCCGGTTAACCGTTATAAGACCACATGCTGTTGTTGCAGCTTCGCAGGTAGAATAGCACTTATTGTTCACCGAACAATAAAAGGGGCTGCTTTCCGGACAGCAAGCACCTTGTGCAGCAGGGTAGTACCCACTGTTGCAATTATGTGTTCCTGTATATTGGTGATAGGAATAGAGGCAGCCACCTCCTCCGCCTCCACCTCCACCTCCACCTCCGCCACTTGATGACAAATTAGCCTTGCTTATAGTTGTAGAGCCACAGGCATTATCTGCTGCACTACAGGAGGAATAACATTTAGTGTCAACTGGACAATAATAAGGCGACCCTTCCGGGCAGCAAGTGCTTGACGATACAGGATAATATCCGCTGTTAGTACAACCGCCTGTTCCCGGGTATTGATAATAATCACAATCTATGTACTGGCAACGATCACCATAATAGCCGGAAAAGCATTCACAAATGCCATCCTCACAAATACCGAATTGACAATCAACGTCTGTACACTTGTCACAGGAGGAAAAAAAGAAGATGATAATTCCTATTGATAAGGATAACAACAATTTTTTTTTCATGATGATTATTTTAAAAATTAAAACAGACGACCGAACTTCATATTAATGATTGTCCAAAATTGAATTATTCCAACAATTCGCACAATCCCCGTAAACCGTGATTTTTCTATGCTATCAACCCCTTCCTTATCGCCATAACAGCCGCATGCACAATATTTTTTGCTTTCATCTTCTTTATGATATTCCTGCGATGGGTTTCCACTGTATTGACACTGATATACAATACATTTGCAATTTCTCTAGTGGTACTTCCATTTGCTACTTTAGCGAGTATTTCCGTTTCCCGCTTGGATAGAATTGACAGGTGCTTATATATTGTATTATCCCGCCCATTGGACTCAATCACGCTATTGCTTGTTTTTACAGAATATTCCACGGAAATAACTTTTTATCTTAATTCAAATTAACAGGGATAAAAACTGATCGGCAAGTAATTGTTGTCTGCTATGGGATTTATGTTGAGAAGCCCGGTAATATTGTTGAGTTGGGCAAATTCAGGGTATACCTATCCCTGAAAACCGTGATTTGTTTTACGGTAAAGCTTATTAAGTTATATAGGATTTCAGCAATTAAAATATATTACTTATTTTTAGAGCTATTCTGGATATTGAGAAATGATGTTAAGCGGCTGTTGTACCCTCTTTGGTTTTACCAGGATTCCTTGACTTGACTTAATTTATCTATAGCTGCTTATATGAAAACATTTCAGATATTCATACTGCTTTCCTGCATTTATTTTCTGTCACATGCGCAGCCCGGGACACTTGACCTGAGCTTTGATCCCGGAACGGGATTTAATGATGTCATACTTACTTCCACAATACAGGCAGATGGCCGGATTATCATAGGCGGGCAATTCACGGATTACAATGGATTTCCGACCCGCTTCCTGGCAAGACTAAACCCCAACGGCTCTGTTGACAGCAGTTTTGTAAGCGGAACAGGCATTGACAATGTTGTAATAACAAGCGCAGTACAAGCAGACCAAAAAATCATATTGGGAGGGGTTTTTACTGCCTATAATGGTACAATTGCAAACGGAAT
It includes:
- a CDS encoding fibrobacter succinogenes major paralogous domain-containing protein, which codes for MRILILIFLTCALLFAYGCKKEEALYTCISGNCVETDNGDYASKEDCQSFCRAWGDILVWTSIDNPCPGAILFDKQIEVFLDGSSIGTITENYQSAPLCGSSGTLTKEYPVGTYNLTAKCSYDENTTWGPFNVTINEGSCTRFEISETVGGPYACINGNCSSDPSGTYATLSDCQNECSTVTCPSSVSDIDGNTYLVVRIGNQCWTASNLKTLKYRDGTDIPNIPDDNQWIATSSGAWCYYDNNSSNNTPYGKLYNWDAINDSRGICPTGWHVPTDAEWSEMTSFISSVTGNEPGNYLKTTTGWQNSGNGNDQYDFSAYPAGNRFASLFEDKGELALWWTATDYDGFNARTRMIDYSSSYVFRDFENHWNGLSCRCVMD
- a CDS encoding carboxypeptidase-like regulatory domain-containing protein; the protein is MKNKPILFVAFLALVIYMMAGCKKDDNSNDISTGGETIHVTVLNETGMPVNGATVSSGSSNAVTGGDGKATINNASLDGEKYKIKVEKDGYFPGYRNVMKIDGDGALYAKVKLIEQQVLGSVDANTAATLPGDKFKVELNGQGFSGLNGESVSGTITVHARYVRADNLELLAELMPGGDFSAIDQNGGEGILESYGFTAIEFRDESGNRVVPNTSSAEVVIDVPQEAMDRINTNGADFWAFNDESLEWGFGGGVSLNGNEVTMPVTASVFGNCDKMTSSATLEARFYCNTTDNPLKGKTVQLRGDLGYAMIYTTETNDNGEVLVQVGIPASGGTYQMTVEGCTMPVTFSADQTTDLGEVDACDDCSGGSANGNQVTINGTTVQINNPAGWELDTLSGPPDSVFLYLELSSDSGVTVGDFSYYWGFDLYLGNNPTITGSYQVTPNSLTSVGFVDFEQIVSPYHAPDSDCEGTGTVNITGYSNNIVSGNYNLNVPTSSCCPSCGVSTIQLNGTFELEPYQ
- a CDS encoding T9SS type A sorting domain-containing protein, with the protein product MKTKLISFALGLLTCSLTSFAQQSSISSGGDASGSGGTVAYSVGQVVYTANTTPEGTVARGVQQPYEIFEITGIDDMKLSSSISVFPNPVSNILILEMDDFPASELTYQLFDLQGKLLISNEINDRQTQIDITELPLASYILRVVKDRKNIQSFKIIKNQ
- a CDS encoding fibrobacter succinogenes major paralogous domain-containing protein — encoded protein: MNTRYFFLLTFFFLAIIIQGCKKDDDNDNDDQHNLPQVEITDANSLSANLTLDGAIRKSGDIPEPSGGGTYGKNLEVLTPEIVLSPDDYKMELSIESDGVAKIIYLQIDGADEHFEITIDANGNSVFKNSNLAANARTDRTICMCVPDGQCNGGFIATPYVPQELVAPATVQIYEPPLQGNVPDLSHLMNIGSWSAKRPIVIRVKKEDNNTGGGGSCGSTVSDIDGNVYEVVKIGSQCWMAENLNTSKYNDGSPIQNVTDGYDWINQTSGAWVYYDNDNSYEDTYGKLYNWHAVNTGKLCPSGWHIPTNLEWNELIDHLGGSGVAGGKMKSTSSLWESPNTGAGNESGFAGLPGGYRDGASYNNGEFYSININTAWWSSSAQGNTDPRGWFFQLKYTHESILSNYFFNEGGNSCRCVKD
- a CDS encoding lipocalin family protein — its product is MKLLTLFGLVFYLLMASACKKESEPEPHLIVGTWYIIKVEKQSDSQPWTEENRPCRLDDSDEYVDGGELIMYSGDLWCTGATAGIRYGTWRLSSDERTVIYTYDGIDGEYISTVQELTDDTMTLSFNTGASGNEQIREIWIK
- a CDS encoding LuxR C-terminal-related transcriptional regulator translates to MEYSVKTSNSVIESNGRDNTIYKHLSILSKRETEILAKVANGSTTREIANVLYISVNTVETHRRNIIKKMKAKNIVHAAVMAIRKGLIA